The following is a genomic window from Aythya fuligula isolate bAytFul2 chromosome 7, bAytFul2.pri, whole genome shotgun sequence.
ACCAGGCTGTCACCAGGTTGTCACCGTCCACATCAATgcgtgctgctgggcagcaccgCCTCCACCTGGCTTCACGTTTAGTTATCAGCAGGaggtaaaaaacaaataaataaataaaaataaggcaggCAAAGCAGCACCGGAGGCCCCGGCAGCAGGTGGTGAGGAGCGGGGCCCCGTTGGGGTTTTGCTGGGGGGAAGTCCCCGTGCCCCCGCAcccgcccccggggccggggaAGACGTGTGCTCCGAGGTGGCACCCTGCGGTCGGGCTGCTTCCGCACAGCCACCCCCCCCGTGCCTTTTTTGGGGGCCCCGGCCTCCCTAATACCACGCAGGTGGCTCCCGGCTGTCCCCAGTGTGTGACACAAGCTGGGCTGGGTGGCTCGGGGGGGGCTGGGAAGGTGATTTCTCGCCCCCAAGAGCTGACGGCAGCATCATGGAAAGTTACCTGCagccgcggccccgctgccaCGGCTGTGTCAGGCGGCGGCTTTCTGCCCGCGGTGTCGTCACCCGGCCTCCTCTCCTTCTGGGGAAGGAGGAACCGAGATAACATCTCGGGTGGGTGGCCCTGTGTGGCTCCGCTGATGCAGGGGAGGGGGTGTCCCCAGCCCGAACCCCACAGTGGTGCCACTGGGGTTGTGCTCTGCTACGGGGCTCACGCTGGAGGTGCGGGGAGAGTGTCTGAGCCCTTCACTGAGCTCTGGCAGCCTCCTCCGTCTGCCTCCCTGCCTCACACGTGTTTTGGCAAGGCCTCTGCGGGGACAGCCCCGCATATGAAAGCACTTCGGGCCCCTCCTGAGGGGCAGCGCTTTGTCGAAAGCCGGAAACCTCCTGCGCGAGTGGGCTGGCTCCGGCTTCGTGCCTCGCAGATGCGGACCAGAAAACGAAAACCTCCTTCCTGCGTGGGCTGTGCCAGGGCAATGATTCACTGGGCAGCCTCAGCGGGGTCTAAAACCATCAGGGGGGGAGGGAGTTGGGCACCCTCGCAGGctcccttgtttttctttggccTCAAAACACCTGCGGGAGGCTGGCATCACTCATGTGTCTCTGCTCCTTCTCTTCCAGGGCGGCCCGGTGGAAATCCTGCCTTTTCTCTACCTTGGTAGTGCCTACCACGCCTCCAAGTGTGAGTTTCTCGCCAACCTGCACATCACGGCCCTGCTCAACGTCTCCAGGAAAAGCTCGGAGCCCTTCAAGGACCAGTACTGCTACAAGTGGATCCCGGTGGAGGACAGCCACACGGCCGACATCAGCTCGCACTTCCAGGAAGCCATCGACTTCATCGGTAAGTGCCCAGCTTCTCGTGCTGCATTTCAAGCCCTTACTGTCAAATAAGCAAGCTGCAAAGCAAAGGCCATAGCGGCAGGGAGAGCACgcttttcctgctcttttaaAGGTGCATTTCGAACAATTTTCAGCATCTTCCTacatattaatttgttttacaaTAAATACACAGAGAAGGACATTTTGTGTAAATTCCCACTGTGAAGGTTTaagctccctccccagcatctGTCCTGGCAGAGGGGTTTCAGCAAGGAAGGGACGCTCAGAGCAAGGTTTTTGGGAGGCTGAGGAAGGCAAATGTCCCCTTCCCCCTGCCACCAGGCGAGTGAGCTGCTCAGCTTcgttttcttttcaaagcaagCTTAGGTGTAGCTTCAGCATTACAGGGGAGCAAATTAGGCTAGCCGAATAGCACTGAAGTCTATTGATTTTTGTGtaggtgaaaaaagaaaaatacatgtatttcaggCCCTGTAAAACCAGGTGGATGCACGGTTAGCTTATTACCTTGCTGTGCTGGGACACCCCCCAGAGTCAGGATCTTAGAAATCTGGCATCTCCCCCTATCACAGAGCTgttcctatttttccttttaatcatATCGCTCTCTCACTGTTTAAATACCCCAGTGGGGAAcaaaaaataaggtttttgGAAAACTCAAGGGCCATCGCTTCCCAAATCTGCATCGAACTGGGGTAGGTCAATGGCACAGCAAGGGGAAGGCTGGTCCGTCAGGAGCACAGTGCGATTTGTGGGGTGGAGCAGCCTGAGCCTGGGTGGGGATGGTGCTGAAAACAGGGCTGTTGTTCTCCAGGAGTGTGtcagagaaacagaataaaacccCAGTTACAGACTTGAGACTCATCACCCATCTGAATTTGAGCCCTTTGACACtgcgggcaggaggaggggaaaaaaaaacacaaagtcagGGTGCCCTCCAAGACCTTTCTCTTCCTGGTAAAGGACTTCTCACAATTTTCAGGGAAACGTTAATTCACTTTTCCGTCCCATCCCCAGCACTTTCTGATAGTAGTTGAGTCACTTGGAAGTTTCCCAAAGTTTTTTTGAGGGTGgtttcagttttcacttttaTAAAACCGTGTGGTGGAGTTGCTGGGAATGACTCAAATCTGTGTCTTCCTTATTTTGTACACCGCTTAAGTATAAGTGGCCGCGGTGGCACTGGTCCCCTGGTCCAAGACAGGGAAATGATAACTTGCTTGGCTGTTTCAGTGCCACGCAGTGAGCACCACACTCAGCGCATTTCTCCATAAATTGGAGCTTGAACATCTTGCTCAAGGCAAGGGACCAGAGGATGTCTATTTTTGAACTGTGTTTTAGTGTGGAAAGGGCTTATTTTAAGCACATTCCCTTTAATCTAATAACAATCATTGTGTTGTGTGAGTAACCACAGTGGCTCCCTGTTGTGTAAAATGGGTGCTTTGCATAAGCCTTTTATATCCTGACTTAATTACAGCCTGGTTAAGGGATGCTTGGGCTTAGCAGCTGCCTACCAGCCCTTTTGTGCTTTGTGGTGAGGGCCCCAGGGAGCGGGCGAAGCCTCCCCACCCAAGGGTACCTCCAAGGGTAGCTCTGGGCACAGCCGCTTGCTGCTAACCAGCCAAACGGGGTCAGCTTTTAGGGCTTTAAGGAAAAAGCCCTGTATTCGTAGCAAAGCTGAGGAGACGAAGCCAGCTCCTTTCTTGCCTTTGAAATACCTGGTGGTGGGAGGGCCCGGCCAGGCTGGCCTAGGGTCAGTGCTTTGAGCCATGGGCAGAAAATGCAGGAACGGCACACGCAAGCACAGCCCAGATACCCGCACCGTCCCTCAGCTCTCTGAAAAGTGAGTTAAACCAAAGCAGAAATAGGCACGTGGGAAGGACTTTGTTAAAAATGGAGACAGAACTAAACTGGGATGCACAgatcagaagcagcagcagctcagctccatcTTAGGTTGGGTTTTGTCCCCCTCCTTTCTGTCTCCAAGTCACCCTTAGTGCCCAacagagcaggggctgccgTGCTGATGGTGTGGCTCCGTGTCATGCTCTGCTGTCAGCTTCAAGCATGTGCCACACCATCTTTTCCAACCCCAACGTCAGCTGATGTCTGCAatgactttctttttccccagattATGTCAGACGAACGGGGGGCAAGATCCTGGTGCACTGCGAAGCGGGGATTTCACGCTCTCCTACCATCTGCATGGCCTATCTGATGAAAACCAAGAAGCTCCGCCTGGAGGAGGCCTTCGATTACATCAAGCAGCGCCGGAGCCTGATCTCGCCAAACTTCGGTTTCATGGGACAGTTACTACAATATGAGTCAGAGATCTTGTCTtccacccccagcccacctGTCGCCTCGTGCAAACGAGAAGCCGCGTCTTTTTTTGCGGAAGAACTGACGTTAGGCAAAAATTTTGAAGGCTCGTGTTTCGCCTTTCCTACCTCAGTGTTGAGTTCTGTGCCCATCCACTCTCCCGTCCACCAGCTGAAACTCAGCCCGATGACAGCGTCTTCATCCTGCTGagagccccccgccccccagccccggggagctgGTGCAGTCCTCTGATCCTAACTGTGACCCCGACGAGAACATTTCATGAACGTGCAATAGAGAAACCTCACCGACTTAGTCCGAGACAGAGCGGTCATCGTGGGTGATGCTTCCCATATGTGTGTGCTGACTGAGACTCAAATGCTCTACGTGTGGCAGGTTTTCTGAacttttaatgttctttttttttaaaaaaaaatatatggaaaaagaaaaaagtgcttttctaGGTTTTTATCCAGAGTGTGCAGCCACTACTGTATTTCCAGGTTCTTGGGAAGCAATGAGAAGTCCATTTTGTATGTTCCCAGCTCCCACctccttccctttttgtttttgaggagaaCCTTAAATTTTCAAGCAAtaaacagcagctgtggggcagaAAGCAAACCGAAAAGCCCCACCTCGGCATCGGCAGGGGTGGTGAGAGTGCAGAgcgtgctgctgcttccccagctcccctctccctctgtgTTGTGTTTCAGGGAGCAATTTGCTGGGTGGGCAGGGGCTCCCTGCCTGGCCCCTCTTGCACAACCAGGTGAAAATCccctctcctgtcccagccTCTGCAGTGCCAGGTACTGACTGCAGCGTAACTGGAGACCAAACTGGACCATGGATCCGTTCAGGTGTGGCATTTCCTGTACTTCTGCGTTTGCCTTTTGTACTGGACGTGCTTTAAACCGAAGCAAG
Proteins encoded in this region:
- the DUSP5 gene encoding dual specificity protein phosphatase 5 codes for the protein MKVTSLDCRQLRKLLRKEPSRCLVLDCRPYLSFSASCLRGSLNVNLNSVVMRRARGGAVPLHFVVPDEAARARLLRGGGDGTGPGGTRLAAVVVLDQGTGHWQKLKKDSTAQIVLNALLSSLPEAGARVCFLKGGYETFNSQYPECCVDGKLIAPERNDVEKNLGSHCEKQGAHQQPAYDQGGPVEILPFLYLGSAYHASKCEFLANLHITALLNVSRKSSEPFKDQYCYKWIPVEDSHTADISSHFQEAIDFIDYVRRTGGKILVHCEAGISRSPTICMAYLMKTKKLRLEEAFDYIKQRRSLISPNFGFMGQLLQYESEILSSTPSPPVASCKREAASFFAEELTLGKNFEGSCFAFPTSVLSSVPIHSPVHQLKLSPMTASSSC